Proteins encoded in a region of the Ciona intestinalis chromosome 6, KH, whole genome shotgun sequence genome:
- the LOC100186452 gene encoding tektin-1-like, whose amino-acid sequence MAKLVQAPPKFTPPEWHNSNFTKYDNAEGQRSRSERLIDESARLMEEVDKTTRRSQRDVNKKIAQRLEDINFWKSELELKLTELTTENETLLNYKTRLEKALAACEEPLAIAQTCLLNREQRVSIDLVHDNVEKELLKEVEAIQGVVALLERTHEQTVEQIRLNRSAKYYLEKDLKDKAMAQNIDSFCSELHNNSAGIGLRGNVVRVESHSVTPIDWAAFSDANVEKAERERNSSVNLRASIDGILKQTADDMHTQCAAVNLAFRERVAETKKAKNKLEQHLDKVLGEISTMEKNIIELNKAIADKNGPMMVSQSRLGERTQRPNVELCRDPVQYRLIDEVNEIQRSIQQLTSTLAQAEAELKGLIRNQLLLEEDIQVKSNSLYIDEVECMRIREAISINYF is encoded by the exons ATGGCTAAGCTAGTCCAAGCGCCACCCAAGTTCACGCCACCAGAATGGCATAACTCCAACTTTACAAAGTATGACAACGCTGAGGGGCAGAGGTCGCGCTCGGAGAGATTGATTGATGAAAGCGCTCGGCTGATGGAAGAGGTGGATAAGACCACAAGGAGGAGCCAGAGAGATGTGAATAAGAAGATCG CTCAAAGATTGGAAGACATTAACTTCTGGAAGTCTGAGCTTGAGTTAAAACTCACTGAGTTGACCACAGAAAATGAGactttgttaaattataagaCTCGCCTGGAAAAGGCACTTGCAGCTTGTGAGGAACCTCTTGCTATTGCTCAGACTTGCTTGCTTAACAG AGAGCAACGTGTTTCAATCGATCTGGTCCATGATAACGTGGAGAAGGAGCTTCTAAAAGAAGTAGAAGCAATACAAGGTGTTGTTGCTCTGCTTGAGAGAACTCATGAGCAAACAGTTGAACAGATAAG ACTGAACAGATCTGCCAAGTATTATCTTGAGAAAGATCTAAAGGACAAAGCTATGGCGCAAAACATTGATTCATTTTGTTCCGAGCTTCACAACAACAGCGCGGGTATTGGACTTCGTGGGAATGTAGTTCGTGTCGAATCACA CTCTGTGACCCCGATAGACTGGGCTGCATTTAGCGACGCAAACGTTGAAAAGGCTGAGCGTGAACGAAACAGCTCTGTTAACCTTCGTGCCAGCATTGATGGGATACTTAAGCAAACTGCTGATGACATGCATACACAATGTGCTGCTGTTAACCTGGCTTTTAGAGAGAGAGTGGCGGAAACGAAGAAGGCAAAGAATAAACTGGAACAGCATTTGGATAAG GTCTTGGGTGAAATAAGCACCATGGAAAAGAACATTATTGAGCTGAACAAGGCAATAGCTGATAAGAACGGTCCAATGATGGTATCACAAAGCAGGCTGGGAGAGAGAACACAAAGACCCAATGTTGAACTATGCAGAGACCCTGTACAGTACAGACTCATTGACGAG gtAAATGAAATCCAGCGTAGCATCCAGCAACTGACAAGCACTCTTGCCCAAGCTGAAGCGGAACTTAAAGGACTTATTAGAAACCAACTTTTATTGGAAGAAGATATTCAG GTTAAATCGAACTCTCTGTATATTGACGAAGTTGAATGCATGCGGATCCGTGAGGCCATCTCTATCAACTATTTCTAA